From a single Planctellipticum variicoloris genomic region:
- a CDS encoding chemotaxis protein CheB, protein MKKKQSAHSETPVEPAAPAVDPAPQPPKRSPEVSFPIVGIGASAGGLEAFTQLLKALPPDTGMAFVLVQHLDPDHESALTQILSRTTSLPVSDVANNQSVEPNHVYIIPPDTILSIADGLLKLQPRLKNRTPHRPIDVFFESLALDHAERAIGVVLSGTASDGTLGLEAIKVAGGITFAQDSSAKYDSMPRSAVAAGCVDLVLSPEEIALEIARIAKHPYVSGQPLTFSDRTSEDLENATAHQDNDTPAISGSGPSPFTDAASSHVHGKVEEETNTSERGEDGYAKTLSILRSHSGVDFSLYKSSTIQRRITRRLVINKQNTLEDYAAFLRGNVKELDALCSDVLISVTTFFRNPEAFEALQRLVLPELLRQPGDDPVRVWVPGCSTGQEAYSIAIAFMELAEKSTRGRNLQVFATDLNEALLDRARAGLYPRSLSDEISPERLRRFFVEEQGGYRVSKSLREIVVFARQNLLADPPFSRMDLISCRNVLIYLGPNLQKKALPTFHYALKAGGFLFLGASESIGGFGELFEPVDKKSRIYSKKSAPTPAFHMPAGRGHGARTLPGRRATAFPAAQPQGMGAHSGELNAQREADRITVQQFAPPGVLVDAELQVLQFRGSTGAFLEPPVGKASFNLLKMVREGLMLPLSAAFKDAKTGNKATRRENVRVKQNGETRAVNLEVIPLKNLPEPCFLILFEDAETAVRAPVRSQPAGPPLSKEAEAGRISELEADLSEMREYLLAIQEQHEATNEELQAASEEVQSANEELQSINEELETSKEELESANEELTTVNEEMAHRNSELTGLNNDLVNFQNSTRLVVLLLARDLTIRRFSPQAEKQFELRATDVGRPVSHIRHNLVLADDAQTPLDLEAVCVEVIASVSEKECEVLDSAGHWHSLRARPYMTLDKNVDGAVLLLLEIDQLKQSEQAIAAARDYAVNTVETVREPLVVLDSDLRVESANRSFYREFQVDPAQTVGTFIYDLGNHQWDIPRLRTLLEEILPQSKTVEDFEVEHDFEQLGRRTMLLNARTILNRQQKTERILLAIEDITDRKQAELALQASNARFEAVFNVSPVGMYLVDATFHIRMVSQQARPIFGDIGELIGRDFVEVIHILWPPQCADDIVRRFQQTLETGEPYTISGFSEVRLDRTVREYYDWQVHRIGLPDGEYGMICYFVDISGRVLAEERLNASETLYRRLFETAKDGVLILDADSGRILEANPFMTELSGYPTADFIGKELWEIGLFRDKAANEAAFRELQQQGYVRYDHLPLKSRSSEPVEVEFVSNIYQWDHRRVAQCNIRDISDRSRLEKQTRKQAAELSDLHRRKDEFLAMLSHELRSPLAPIANAVELLGLQQGTETLIQQQARSIIERQMKQLQRLVDDLLEVSRITTGRVQLRRERVVVSRIVEGAVETVRPLIEQRFHELTVSVPPDPIWLHADVARLEQVLANLLTNAAKYTSEGGHIWVTVQQEADECVLRVRDTGAGISPELLPHIFDLFTQAERSLDRSQGGLGIGLALVQRLTQLHGGAVDAESEPGQGSEFIVRLPIAPQEGAQPALPTSEHAEAASRPLRVLVVDDNVDTVLSFTMLLRASGHDVRTAYDGLTAVQAALDYQPDVVLLDIGLPVLNGYEVAKRIRQESTLRNVVLIALTGYGQETDRQEALQSGFNHHLVKPARLEQLQKILTTVSERVT, encoded by the coding sequence ATGAAGAAGAAACAGTCGGCGCACTCTGAAACGCCGGTTGAACCGGCGGCGCCCGCGGTCGATCCCGCACCTCAACCGCCCAAACGCAGCCCGGAGGTTTCCTTTCCGATTGTCGGGATCGGCGCCTCAGCGGGGGGGCTGGAGGCGTTTACGCAATTGCTCAAGGCGCTGCCGCCGGACACGGGCATGGCGTTTGTCCTGGTGCAGCATCTGGACCCGGACCACGAAAGCGCGCTGACACAGATTCTTTCGCGTACCACGTCGCTCCCGGTGAGCGATGTCGCGAACAATCAGTCGGTCGAGCCGAATCACGTCTACATCATTCCGCCCGACACGATTCTCAGCATCGCCGATGGCCTTCTGAAGCTTCAGCCGCGACTGAAGAATCGTACGCCGCATCGACCGATTGACGTTTTCTTTGAATCGCTGGCGCTGGATCACGCGGAGCGAGCCATTGGAGTCGTCTTATCGGGCACGGCGAGCGACGGGACGCTGGGACTGGAGGCAATTAAAGTCGCAGGCGGGATTACCTTTGCGCAGGACAGTTCGGCCAAGTACGACTCGATGCCCCGCAGCGCCGTGGCGGCGGGCTGCGTGGACCTCGTCCTCTCGCCGGAGGAGATCGCGCTGGAGATCGCGCGGATTGCGAAGCATCCGTATGTTTCCGGGCAACCGCTGACGTTTTCCGATCGTACGTCCGAGGACCTCGAAAACGCGACCGCGCACCAGGACAACGACACGCCGGCCATTTCCGGCAGCGGCCCATCGCCATTTACAGACGCTGCGTCGTCGCATGTTCACGGGAAAGTAGAAGAGGAGACAAACACCTCTGAGCGAGGAGAGGATGGTTACGCGAAGACGCTGTCGATTCTTCGAAGCCATTCGGGCGTCGACTTCTCGCTCTACAAGTCGAGCACAATTCAGCGTCGCATTACGCGACGACTGGTGATCAATAAGCAGAACACGCTGGAGGACTACGCGGCATTTCTCCGTGGCAACGTCAAGGAGCTGGATGCGCTGTGCTCCGACGTGCTGATCAGCGTGACGACTTTCTTCCGAAATCCCGAAGCGTTCGAGGCCCTCCAGCGTCTGGTGCTGCCCGAACTCCTGAGACAGCCGGGCGACGATCCGGTCCGCGTCTGGGTGCCGGGATGCTCGACGGGGCAGGAGGCTTACTCCATCGCCATCGCGTTCATGGAGCTGGCGGAGAAGTCGACCCGCGGCCGCAATCTGCAGGTGTTTGCCACCGACCTCAACGAAGCGCTGCTGGACAGGGCGCGTGCCGGGCTCTATCCCAGGAGTCTCTCCGACGAAATCAGCCCCGAGCGACTGCGCCGGTTCTTCGTCGAAGAGCAAGGGGGCTACCGCGTCAGCAAGTCGCTGCGGGAAATAGTGGTCTTCGCACGGCAGAACCTTCTCGCAGACCCGCCCTTCTCGCGGATGGATCTCATCAGTTGTCGCAACGTGCTGATTTACCTCGGACCGAATCTGCAGAAGAAAGCGCTTCCAACATTTCACTACGCGCTCAAGGCCGGCGGGTTCCTGTTCCTGGGCGCTTCGGAATCGATTGGCGGTTTCGGCGAGCTGTTTGAGCCGGTGGACAAGAAATCCCGGATCTACTCGAAGAAATCCGCGCCGACTCCCGCCTTTCACATGCCGGCCGGTCGCGGGCACGGGGCGCGGACATTGCCGGGCCGCCGGGCCACTGCGTTTCCGGCCGCACAGCCGCAAGGGATGGGCGCTCATAGCGGCGAACTCAACGCTCAGCGCGAGGCCGACCGAATCACTGTCCAGCAGTTCGCCCCTCCGGGTGTGCTCGTCGACGCCGAGCTGCAGGTTCTGCAGTTTCGCGGTTCCACGGGCGCGTTTCTGGAACCACCGGTCGGCAAAGCCAGCTTCAACCTGCTGAAGATGGTGCGAGAGGGCCTGATGCTGCCGCTCAGCGCTGCCTTCAAAGACGCAAAAACCGGGAACAAGGCCACGCGCCGGGAGAACGTCCGAGTCAAACAGAACGGCGAGACGCGTGCGGTGAACTTGGAAGTGATCCCGCTCAAGAACCTGCCCGAACCCTGCTTCCTGATCCTGTTTGAAGATGCGGAGACCGCCGTCCGTGCGCCGGTGCGATCGCAGCCAGCGGGGCCGCCGCTCAGCAAAGAGGCGGAGGCCGGCCGGATTTCCGAGCTCGAAGCCGATCTCTCCGAGATGCGCGAGTATCTCCTGGCCATCCAGGAACAGCACGAGGCGACTAATGAGGAGCTCCAGGCGGCCAGTGAAGAAGTCCAGTCGGCCAATGAAGAGCTGCAGAGCATCAATGAGGAACTGGAGACCTCCAAGGAGGAGCTGGAATCGGCCAACGAAGAGCTGACGACCGTCAACGAGGAAATGGCCCATCGGAACTCCGAGCTCACCGGCCTCAACAACGACCTCGTCAATTTTCAGAATTCGACGAGACTGGTCGTCCTGCTGCTCGCGCGCGATCTCACCATCCGCCGCTTCAGCCCGCAGGCGGAGAAACAGTTCGAACTGCGGGCCACCGATGTGGGTCGGCCGGTCAGCCACATCCGGCATAACCTCGTACTCGCCGACGACGCGCAGACCCCGCTCGACCTGGAAGCGGTGTGCGTCGAAGTCATCGCCTCGGTGAGCGAGAAGGAATGCGAGGTCCTGGACAGCGCCGGACACTGGCATTCGCTGCGGGCCCGCCCATACATGACGCTTGACAAAAACGTGGACGGCGCCGTGCTGCTGCTGCTGGAAATCGACCAGCTCAAGCAGAGCGAACAGGCCATCGCCGCGGCCCGCGACTACGCCGTGAACACGGTCGAAACGGTGCGCGAGCCGCTGGTCGTGCTCGACTCCGACCTGCGCGTCGAAAGCGCCAATCGCTCGTTCTACCGGGAATTCCAGGTCGATCCTGCGCAGACGGTCGGCACGTTCATCTACGACCTGGGCAATCATCAGTGGGACATCCCGCGGCTGCGTACTCTGCTCGAAGAGATTCTGCCGCAGAGTAAAACGGTCGAAGACTTCGAGGTCGAGCATGACTTCGAGCAACTCGGCCGCCGAACCATGCTCCTCAACGCACGGACTATCCTGAACCGGCAGCAGAAGACCGAGCGAATTTTGCTGGCTATCGAAGACATCACCGACCGCAAGCAGGCCGAACTGGCGTTGCAGGCGAGCAACGCCCGCTTCGAAGCCGTCTTCAACGTCTCTCCGGTCGGCATGTACCTCGTGGATGCGACTTTCCACATTCGCATGGTGAGTCAGCAGGCACGCCCGATCTTCGGCGACATCGGCGAATTGATCGGCAGAGACTTCGTCGAAGTCATCCACATCCTGTGGCCTCCGCAATGCGCCGACGACATCGTCCGTCGTTTTCAGCAGACTCTCGAGACCGGCGAACCGTACACCATCAGCGGGTTCTCCGAAGTGCGCCTCGACCGCACGGTACGCGAATACTACGACTGGCAGGTCCATCGGATCGGCTTGCCCGATGGCGAGTACGGCATGATCTGCTACTTCGTCGACATTTCGGGACGCGTGCTCGCCGAAGAAAGGCTGAACGCCTCCGAAACGTTGTACCGCCGGCTCTTTGAGACGGCGAAGGACGGCGTCCTGATTCTCGACGCCGATTCCGGTCGAATCCTGGAAGCCAACCCGTTCATGACCGAACTGTCCGGCTATCCGACCGCAGACTTCATCGGCAAGGAACTGTGGGAGATCGGTCTGTTTCGCGACAAGGCCGCCAACGAAGCCGCCTTTCGGGAGCTGCAGCAGCAGGGGTATGTCCGCTACGACCATCTGCCGCTCAAGTCCCGCAGCAGCGAGCCGGTTGAAGTCGAGTTCGTCAGCAACATCTACCAATGGGATCATCGGCGCGTCGCGCAGTGCAATATCCGGGATATCAGCGACCGCAGTCGTCTGGAGAAGCAGACGCGAAAACAGGCGGCCGAGTTGTCGGACCTTCATCGCCGCAAAGACGAGTTCCTGGCGATGCTCAGCCACGAGCTCCGCAGCCCGCTCGCTCCGATCGCCAACGCCGTCGAGCTGCTGGGCCTCCAGCAGGGAACCGAGACGCTGATCCAGCAGCAGGCCCGCAGCATCATCGAACGCCAGATGAAACAACTGCAGCGACTCGTCGATGACCTGCTCGAAGTCTCCCGCATTACCACGGGCCGGGTTCAGTTGCGCCGGGAACGGGTTGTCGTGAGCCGCATCGTCGAAGGCGCCGTCGAGACGGTTCGCCCGCTGATCGAGCAGCGTTTCCACGAGCTCACCGTCTCGGTGCCACCCGATCCGATCTGGCTGCACGCCGACGTCGCGCGGCTGGAGCAGGTGCTGGCCAACCTGCTCACCAACGCCGCGAAGTACACGAGCGAAGGCGGGCATATCTGGGTCACGGTCCAACAGGAGGCGGACGAGTGTGTTCTGCGGGTGCGGGATACGGGCGCCGGCATCTCGCCGGAGCTGCTACCGCATATCTTCGATCTGTTCACGCAGGCGGAACGCTCCCTGGATCGCTCGCAAGGGGGACTTGGCATCGGCCTGGCGCTGGTCCAGCGGCTCACTCAACTGCACGGGGGAGCAGTCGACGCCGAGAGCGAACCGGGACAGGGCAGCGAATTCATCGTCCGCCTGCCGATCGCGCCGCAAGAAGGGGCGCAGCCGGCGCTGCCGACATCGGAACACGCTGAAGCGGCTTCGCGCCCGCTGCGGGTGCTGGTGGTCGACGACAACGTGGATACCGTGCTGAGTTTTACCATGCTGCTCCGCGCCTCGGGACATGACGTGCGGACGGCGTACGACGGGCTGACGGCGGTGCAGGCTGCGCTCGACTACCAGCCGGACGTGGTGTTGCTGGACATCGGACTGCCGGTCCTGAATGGTTATGAGGTCGCAAAACGTATCCGACAAGAGAGCACTCTCCGAAACGTTGTGCTCATCGCCTTGACCGGCTACGGGCAGGAGACAGACCGTCAGGAGGCTCTGCAGTCGGGATTCAATCACCACCTGGTCAAGCCGGCCCGTTTAGAGCAGCTTCAGAAAATCCTGACAACCGTCTCGGAGCGGGTGACCTGA
- a CDS encoding class I SAM-dependent methyltransferase, with the protein MNLGYFPFRGPLAALNVVVNLEGAQRQLVFKSVTLLDVQSRHRVLDLACGRGKSSFIIHCLQPAATVVGVDLLDRNIQVAQALFDHAQNLSYQTGDAADLDFPDGSFDRLLCLEAAFHFPDRAQFLQEAWRVLRPGGRMVVVDFAWKTEAHRAHRNDPETRIVRDIWQWEDFFSIADYERESAAAGFRLISSSDWSSRVSNPIQQVFRCLSRLGNTRAGRQLLEWRNPLYRSISTEDWRSLATAVRAHQHVRSVSSYMAFVLEKPDPLSFR; encoded by the coding sequence ATGAATCTCGGATACTTCCCCTTTCGGGGACCCTTGGCGGCGCTCAACGTCGTCGTCAATCTGGAAGGCGCACAGCGCCAACTGGTCTTCAAATCCGTCACACTTCTGGATGTGCAGTCCCGGCACCGCGTGCTGGACCTCGCCTGCGGACGGGGAAAGAGCTCCTTCATTATTCACTGCCTGCAGCCCGCGGCGACGGTGGTCGGAGTGGATCTGCTGGACCGGAACATTCAAGTCGCGCAGGCTTTATTCGATCATGCGCAGAATCTTTCGTATCAGACAGGCGACGCCGCCGACCTGGACTTTCCCGACGGTTCGTTTGACCGGTTGCTGTGTCTGGAAGCCGCGTTCCATTTTCCTGACCGCGCGCAGTTTCTGCAGGAGGCCTGGCGCGTGCTTCGCCCGGGCGGCCGGATGGTCGTCGTGGACTTCGCCTGGAAGACTGAAGCCCATCGCGCGCATCGTAATGATCCGGAAACCCGCATTGTCCGCGACATCTGGCAATGGGAAGACTTTTTTTCAATCGCCGATTACGAGCGGGAATCCGCCGCCGCGGGATTTCGGCTGATTTCGTCGAGCGACTGGAGTAGCCGCGTTTCGAATCCCATTCAGCAAGTCTTCCGTTGTCTTTCCCGATTGGGAAACACTCGAGCAGGACGACAACTTCTCGAGTGGAGAAATCCGCTGTACCGGTCGATTTCGACGGAGGACTGGAGATCGCTGGCCACCGCCGTCCGCGCCCATCAGCATGTCCGGAGCGTCTCCAGCTACATGGCATTCGTGCTGGAAAAGCCGGATCCCCTCTCGTTTCGCTGA